The segment AGATACAATCTAAAGACCTCGAGGCTTTGGCAACAACATACGAGATATATTGCTTAAATGTTAACTGCGATCTTAAGATAaggcttcgtgcacaaattacgtaacgcttggaggggagggaggggggtcgagtttgcgttactttttgttacataggggggagggggagtcagaagaacagttacgtaacaaaattatgaataccaaaaaataGCTGCAAAACGAAGAAAGGACGTGTTGATGGCGTGAAATAGTGAATTGGTTTAGACTGATGGagattcaaatttaaaattctagtttgtagctgatgaagacGTTCCTACTACATTTCCGAATATTGTGTAACCAGGacaaaattggacttccgaaaaaacggcacCATTTTTTTCCGTACCGtgcattaaacctagtgtcggaaggggggagggggtttggtcaacgttacgtaatttaatgggggggttatgccaagcgttacttatcgttacatgggggagggagggggtaaaaaatccggaatttttgcgttacgtaatttgtgtaccacgcctaacACGAGTCTTTGATATGCGAAACACGTTCAATTATTGTGCCTTCTGGCTCAATGCAAACAAGAATCGGATCTTTTTTTTCGGGAAAATGTGATTGCTGAGCATTTCTACGGATTTACTATCATCCAGTTTCTACGTCGCATCAAGTGGCAAAGACCGTGAATTAATTTTGAAGGAATTGACAGTCGTCAGTTGAACAGACTCGGAAGTACATTTAGAGATTATCTGGATACGAAAGTCATGGGCCAGTGATGACCAAATTAACGTTgttgaaataaagcagaaaaattAAAGGGTCGAAGTAACTTCCTTGAGGTTTTATCTCACGAAGCTAAATAGCTATCGTCTTTAACGGCAACCAACAACTGTCGCAACGAAACCATTGCGAAAGGTTATCGCTAACATCCAGACTATGTAGTTTTGCAATTGATAATGGCATGGTTTATCTTGCCGAAATCTGGCGACAAGTCGGTGCATAAAGTACCTATTTGAGCTCGTTGAGATAAAAATCCGTTATGTATGATGTAAGAAACAGCAGATTAGTAGTGATAGAGCGCAGGGAAGTGAAGTTATGTTGATCAGCAATTAGATATTCGCCTCGATTCCACATTCCGATCAAGCTCGttccgatcgacgtgtgttatagcatacattgtattccgatcgaagcacAATTTCTGGTCGGATCCGGCTTCGATCGGTgtgtagaatagaggcgattaCTTACAGTGAGGAAATAATAGAGATTAGAAGTAAAAACGAAGATTGAAGAGCGACTTGAGTATGATAACGGTCTCCGAAATCATCTCGACATTGACATCAATGGCACCCAGCGTTTAACCATATATTGTGACATTGCTGGCTGGTAGTCAACCCGATCAATACTCAATATCTCTTGCAAACTTCTTGGAAAAGTAACTGAATATATCCTGAAGAGCGGCAGCAACTTCCCCGTTGTATTCCAATGATGACGGGAGCCCGGACTGCCGGTACTGGAACTGTGGTAGTAGTAGATAGAGAAGTGGTtcacgaatttgtctaccttgacgTCAGTGCCATGTGAATACGATGTAATCCGTGAAGTAAAAAAGGcatataaaagcaaagccttgggtataaacatctttaagacttgacccatCTTTACAGACACAGATACTTAGACAATGGaggtcccgtagcttgcaacttgcataactctaactcggtggTACTTTACAGCCATGAAGTTGTTTTGTAAGTAAAGGATACGTTcctcgtaaatcaaaaccgtacAAACTGAGAAATGTGCGTATAAACCGCGTAaaatccgaaattcgcgtaaaaaatttaaatttcgcgCTAAAAATACAGTCATATACAATTGTGAGTGATCCATGATTGTAATACTGACTGTATACTTGCTCAGCCTTTAGAGATATGACTTATATAAAGACTCATACTATAGTACGTGTATCGCTTTGGTTGGCTCAAACAATTCAAAATATAATGACTGGACTATGCATTTGAAATAAAGCGCTCTAACATCTGCCTCATTGCTGTCGTttacaatttcaactttatttcacaaaaaaaagtCAATTATATTGAAATTATATTGTTACAAAACAAACGTTTGCATAAGTACAAGAATTACATCCAGTGGTTCATATAAGTACAAAATTAGATGCATGCATGATAGTATTGAATAATGTAGTAAGTGGGTAGTAGCGTATGTAGCAAAACCGTCATTCTTAATAAACATCATAATAGGAAGTTTGCGACAATGCTTTGCAATCACCGAACGCGAACAGAAATTTCCTCGTACTGGTAATCTCTACGTCGAGACGACAGTATCATGACCGTTGATTATTCTGTTTATGCAGGAAGCCTAACTAGTGATGACTAAAAAAAATCGATAGATTGTATCGCGCTTCAATTTTAGACCAAGTAAGTAGTACTCAAAAAGTAGATTCACAGTTCGGCCTCGGGCAGTTGGCTTGTTCTAACAATTCAGTCGTCATGTGTTCGAATTTAGGCTGGGAGAGACATTGAGAGTCAATAAGGtcgtacagtcaaccaaaaaagtattcggacagcagcgcataaatttttcttttagtacctaattttgcgcagtatttttgcaaagaatggaaccacatattttttaaaacaatgtttaactaaagcatatttagatgcacaacaaaaaagctttccgttttgaagatagaacacatatagtttgaattggctAAAAATGCATCCAAAAAAGCATTCGGACAGTTAATTATTAGTTGAAAcgaatgtcctttctcgctcaactactacctcgtaggaccatttacattcttgatgacctgttttaatctgtttgggataaaattaacaatttttcaaatatccctctgtaaattgctgaccattttttcaCAAGAGCTCGATTTAAGTCATTTTAATATGAAATcgattgatttttcattataaaaatgaaatgatctaaaaagatgttcaaaagggttcaaatctagactgaatactgatgtttcgatagcgctaggacaattgtatggtgcctaccgcttacaattatcgacagtatgtttagattcaacatcccggtacaatatgtatgtaccgcacaattacagttttgctttaatttcgcctaaaattgttcagataattgagtttacacttagttctatctaaaaatatatatctttgctacctcggagctttccacgCGCCCCagcaaggtatgacactaaccgcattgcttgtttacctgctgacgagtgattttcctCTTGTAGCCCTTCTCTTTAAGTTATTCCTGCATAAGGGTTGttggtgtcataccttgttggggtgcatggaaagctccgaggtagcaaagatatatatttttggatagaactaagtgtaaacttaaAAACCTCGCAGCTAAACTTATAACACCAAGActaatccggagtgattcgcgatatgGGCGCAACTAGCCaaatgtaaacaatgaggactaccactgtgataatttgcaagtacattttcaagccataatttaaataaaagttacaaaaatcgagtttaaagacataaattggtgtagaataaatcaatcttataacttcacaacaatactgcataaaatttgtgcagatTTAGATTTTGtgcaagctcaaaatctaagttttatagtttaaccccttggaatgagcctcaaagcattttgacaatgagattcgcccagccctgtgtcgccttgttttgattttttatttggtttcgcctgtttacaatgcgcctgtgttttgaaaacaacgcagtttcgctctttactataaacgatttgcaaataagcctgttacttcataacaatgaaaggggctaaactgcaaattatcttttgttttgatttaacaCTTGtttcgcccatcactaaaaacttgttttatgtaattctaacgattaaaacagaagaaaggattcttgccatggatattatcagtccttttaaggctgatggtgtaataaaacgatttgtttacaatttgctagttgcgccccaatcgcgaatctcTCCGGAATTGCCGACTAACATTAGAAAAAGGCCACTAAGCCAAACgtcaaacaaaccgagtgagttattttttgctggagcagcctaggaaaatgaactctcaacTCGGTTTGTTTATTTGGCTTATTGGAACTTTTCTAATGAAGGTCGACAATGAATTGCCGAGCTAGTGCTATATTCTATAGGTAAAAGCATATCTCTCTTACGATGAACTGGATCtctcgaacatacgactaccAGTTCGTGAGACCAGCGTCGTCCCTTGAGACCAATTTATTTAAAGTCTGTTTTCAAAAAATGACTTCATTGTGTTTTTAGTTTAATCCAGGTTTTCCTAATCAATTCGATTCAAAGTGAGCTTTAATTTTCGCATTTCTCTGATCATGCCCGCTAGGGAATTCTACAGTTTCGACTATTCACTATGGTAGTTCCTTTATTAAGTTATAAGTGAGTTCTGCGAAAAAGATTACGATTTGCCTCGAACCTTAGACGATCAAAATACGCTTGCACCAGTTTCGCTACATACACTAACCGTTGTTGTTAAATGCGATCTACAGTTATCTTCTAAAAAAAACGCCACCATTCCTCGGCACGAAACAGTATTATGTTTCGTAGTGAAAGCGCATTCACTAAAAATAAGCCAAATCATCCTGTCTAGCTACGGTTACATACCTGATGCATAGCCTGATGCATATTGATATTATGATGTGTTGGTATCGTCGGAATATAAAGATGCTGTCCGTAGGGCTGCCCGGACGTTGCACCCGCAGTCTGTGTTCCGGCTATGTTATAAGGGGGCGGTGTGCCCGAGTGAAACGATTGTTTCTCGTACgactgaaaaagaaaaatataagtGAGAATGTCCCAACGCCACCGTACTCGTTGACAATCGTATCCTCAATACGGTAACAGCTTGAAATTCAAAACCTTACATTGACTTTATTAAGCGCTACATGACTTTTGCCATACATCGAGGGCGCAATATCAGAGCCACTTCCTCCTGCCGACTGTGGGTTGCTGACCGTTTGTCCTTTAGATTGTTGTCCGACCCCTGATGTCGGATATGGATTCTTATTGTAATCCTGTCCAGTTTGGCTCAGTGTGTCGTATCCACTAGTTCCATAGCCACTGTTGTACGCCGGTTTTTGGAACTGTCCGCCCGAAGTTGCGTTCGTCGTCATTTGTTGCTATAGAGGTTGTTGAAGattgttttggtttttattttggCATCATGAGTGTTTTTGAGTGATTACATGCAAAAAAGACAACAAGTAAAGTTTCTACGTTCGAATACTATAAATCAAACTAACTACTAACAGGATATATTGCTGGGGTGCCATATTGGAAGCCGCCGGGCATCACATTACCGCCGTAAAAATAAGCGTATGGCAGGTTCAACATAGGACCACCAGACCCTGTTTGTTGTGACATGGTACTTGGAACGTTACTAACAGGAGACGAGTTGTTATCGGTCCGAGTGAACCGACCATCGGACATAGTCGAGTACGCGACGGAACCGAGGTTGGCATCGCGCACTCCGGCCGCTCCGAGACTCGTCGGCGTCTGATAGTTCATATCGTAGTATCCAGGCACATGTGACATACGCTGCTGAAGCATCTGCAATTCTTCATACGAATATACCGGCTGCTGATAGAATGGTACACCTGGCTGGATGTACGGGTTGACTATAGGTATATTAGGAACCACGCCGGTtccgctactgctgctgctgcttttagCTGTGGAATTGGTCACTTTAGTATTCGTTAAACCAAGTGATGGTGAACTCATACTTGTCGTGGATACCACGGAGCTATTCGGCAAGGAGGATGACGCACTAGAAACGCTGCTGTTGCTTGGATTGTTGTTCGAAACCGTATTGGAGGCAACACTAGAACGCAAATTTTTGTCAGTTCTCAAAAGATATCGTTTTTGACACACTCGATTCAATATTAATTAAAATATCGGCTAACAACTTCAGTACTTACCTCTCGAATTGGGTGGAAACGGGAGTATCTTTTAGCTTTGAAGTGCTAAAGTTACCGTACTGTCCGGAGGATCTGCTTGTACTACCCGTATATCTGATTGATGCGGAGGAAAGCGATGCCATTCATTAGTGCAGATTAATTGTTTTGTGAAACACACAGAGGTGGTAATTAAGGGTAAACCGATGTCATCAGCAGGTAAGAGTTAgcgaaaaaaaatggaaaataagaaaaaaaatacgcAGGGTGTTAGATTGAACTTACTTTCAAACAAGACGAAAAGAACTATATGAATTAGGTCATATATTCAAAAGGCTATGTATTCAACGTTCAGAGAATACTTTTTCGATTCTTGAGCTTCATAAACAATACACAACCcgagaaaaaagggaaacattgtattttttcgcacatattttcttcttctttttatctCAGGTTGTGGTGGTAgcaaatatcaaaatttgtaaaattgatTACCTAATCTTTAccaagaaaacaaaataaagtttATTTCAATACATTGTTTAGGTTCCTGAGAAAAATATACATGAAGttcgaaaaacataactttgctCAAGTGGCGTCTGGTTGCTTAGAGTAGCTGTACCCAGGGACCTATACAGTTGTACagctaaaaaattaaaaacatgaaaaaccttTGTCTTAAATGTAACTGGTTGAAAAAGAATACTTTGGTATAAACTTGGTATGAAATTACTACGAATAATGCTGATATATGAATATTTAAAGATTTGTGGCAGAGAAGGTCAGTCACGATGTCTGCACAgtatccaaaaatgaattctcTAAGTTTACCAGGATTACAGAAAAATCCAGGTCACTAAAATTACGTTCAAACTATGTTGTTCAAGAAACAATTGTAGTAGACAATGTTTTGGGCACAGCCAAtccgctaaccgaccaatcacGAAACGCCAACAAATAAAGTTAAACTAacggaaatttcgctaatcactaattgCAAATTAACTAGgtgtttatttttcaattagtgaactgtaaagcatttttaCTGTTATACTAAATTTGGATCAAAGTATTATGATTGTGTACTACaacataaaagtgagcgtgtgtatgtttcgccataacttcataacgccttgaccgttcttcaccaaacttggcgcacatgttccttgacataagggaatcagcacagggggccgaacggggaggggtccctaaTAAGGGAGTGATGTCCATCCGATGTCTAGTAAGGGAGCGATGCGGGGGGGTGCCGAGGAGGAACATATGgaaaaacaaaggtaaaaaggctttatttttctttcgttaGAGGGATTTCcagagagcaaacagatgcataataACCTACGCGACAGAAGGGAAAGCTGACTGGGAGGCTGCCAACAGAAGGGCGAACGAGGAAGATGAATATGAATGTATGCTCCTCcacaactccgaaatgcctggacgattcttcatcaaactttctACACATGTTTGTctaggtttaatattgaaataataaaatttatcaaAGGGAGGGATTGTTAACACCTTCGCaagattgtttactttcaggacaacaGCTTGGTCCAGGTTTATCGTTTATCGCAATAAATGATTTCTGATCAGTTGGAGATTCGGTCACTTTTTTCTGAAATCAACGTAAACGAAATTGCATGTGATATAACGTTGTCGTACCGGGTCTGGGAAGCAAATGTGTACTTACAGATGATTGGCTAATTCGTTCATTTttaacatagtttgatatttatgGTTATGTCAACAGAAGCTCGataatattttattatattctcTGTATCAATCAATGTATAcaaaaatttctgatcgattggtgcaaatatttctaaaatctattgaaaaaagGCTGAGTTATAACAGTGCAaaacataaccacttttcgttacatgttcatttTTCGTACTTCGAAAGTGCACCCCAATTTATTAAATAAATTTACTCCACCGGAATCCAGAGATATTCACTTTTATATTGACGAAACTGAGATAACATCGCATTTTATTTGACCAGGACATAAAGAAACAACCATGTGCCGTAAACAAATACCTTGTGATCGGATTTCCCATGAAACTAACATATGACACAAAAAAAGCTCAATTTTATCCCAGCGCAATCCGGAGATAACGACGTTTACATCGAGAAAACTAGGGTAAAATGTCCTTCTTTTGATAACAAATGCTAGAAATGCTAGATGCGTGCCGTGAACAAGCACATCATTGGAATCCTTAGAAATATCTTTCGTTTACATCAAAACATTGATCCTAGCTCAGTGGCATTTTGACATATTGAAATAAAGAACTATTTTTTCGAGCAAATCAGTTATATTCAAtcatattgcgacatttgcccctattacTCCGATTTGCACGATTATCACGCACGATCgtatctcgcacacgatttcgctcaaggaaaatgaaccaaaaaagaagggcaagaaggaaaaaaaatcaaactcatAAGTTGATTACACTAAATGCCACTTTAGTGCCagattgacagtgcaaaatacggaatgtttcattaaatgattatcacagtagtcataaaaggggcaataacgAATTCCCTTATCCTTCAATGCTATATTATGACAAGTCAGAATTCAGACAAAAAAGTCAGACAAAAACAGAATTGCAAAAATCTTATAGAAAAATAAACCAttccaaaatttcttttaaatttttttaaacaaccaTGCATGAAAATTATTAGCTTTGATAAACCGCAAGTCCACGTAATGCATTGTAATAAATCACACACAgcaataaaatcgaaaacttaCCCGGTATTGTTAGTCAGTCCCGTGTTTCCATACACGTTCTGTGAACTGCTCTGGTAATTTTGCTGTGAAGGGAAAGCCGAGGACGTCTGACTCACAGGATATTGACTGGACAGATACCCGGAGCTGGAATTCGTGCTGTATGTTTCGTTTGTTTAAAGCAAACATTGAGCAAGATTTATGTACAGGGGTAATAGAAAACAATCGTGGATTAAATACGCCATAGACATGGTTGGTTTGGCAGCATAATTTTTTACCTGTTATTAACGTTACTGTTGTTTACCGGTAGATTGGAATTACCCTGGTTAACAGCAGATACGCCAACCGAGCTGTTGGAGCTGTTATTTGGTACTACACTATTCGACACATTGCTGCTCGGTTGCTGGTAAGAACTGACCCCACTTTGATTGTAAGAACTGTAATTATTGGATGACGGCGGGTATGTGTTGGTAGACACCTGAAAAagttaaaatgttaaaattaatTAGTTTTACACAAAAAATAAATCTTTTAATTGTAATGTAACCTCACAACTGGGTAAAAAGCTTTAGCGATAAACTTTTAACACTGCTCGAAAGTATTGCTCTTGCCTTGTTCAACATAGCGTATTTTGGTTTATAAATGTATCTCGTGAAATTTCATACAGGATACAATTTAAAAATTACATCCAGGCAATCTTTAATTATCtattatatatattttttttaactaatttaccTGGGAGCTGGAGAAACTAGAGTTGTTGTATCCTTGCGGCGCAGCCGACGAAGGATACGAAGAAGTTTTATTCGCCTGGGACGAAGAATACGATACGTTTTGATATCCGCCGGTATTAGAATTCGTCGCGGTGGATTGACTATAGGGATCAGTCTTGGTCAATTGTTCCAGTGctgtaaaaataaataatttttactaTGTTCAAAAGGAAAAACGTAAAAACTTACTCGATGTATTGCTGTTGATCGAATTTACATTGACACCTGTGCTAACCGACGAAGGAACCACGGTGGAATTACTACGCTGAGAGTAACTACTCGAGAGAGTATCACCTTGTGACGCCGTTAGCGAATCGCTCTGCCCTTGCATGATTTGTGTACCTTGCAATCCACTGGTTAGGTTAGATTTCACCTGCAGATTATTAACGACACTCGATTTACTTTGATACTCGCTAACTTCTGGTTGGGTCGGTTGCACCGACGAAGCTAGTTGTACCGTCGACGAAGTGGTTTGATCTAAACTGTTTGCATTGAATTTATCCGCCGCAGATACACTATCAAAGCTATCGTCCGTACCAAAGTCGAGAGCGCCAAATTGCACATCCAAATAGCCAATGTTATTAAGACTATCACCCGGCATTTCAACGGCACTGGACGGTATTTTCGACGGCGGAGGAACCCGCGCCCGTTGCCTTCGAGCAGCCGGAG is part of the Sabethes cyaneus chromosome 2, idSabCyanKW18_F2, whole genome shotgun sequence genome and harbors:
- the LOC128733836 gene encoding protein lingerer isoform X4, yielding MSTQTRSGGGGGGRNKSKVGKENKENAGVDEPQQQQSLQQQKGGATNNSGGGEKQKKGTESTGSKGSDLKDKQHQQATTHTIKVKQPTAEQIRIAQITDIKSGMDDPKIQEKIQNLMETTQRSEEEVCCALQECDNDLDRAVIFLLETLPVGAFATTSKKKKNKSQNKEQNDAAPADGDWDNAANAGSASGGGGGLSGDPKDRRGNRSGNNPRSGGGSGGPGTGGRGGRGNFRDADRGDRDRNGFDRGGRGGPRNRDGRDGGPGRGSYNGGSRGGRGGGPRVGTRGPGSRDQNRGSRISDHQEIDAWDPVTTANTNDLNKPEESSAFTDTWGDWDNEEYTGSLSDTKVFTPSTQSTSVNQQVQQPQTQSTNSQISSQSQSTLQPQSQLQQPPSQQPTLAATQPAAVSTSVANPAELLAPPGLEQQILNPPQPKETDLVQQYSTTVVSSTATAAAAASNTVQYPDLHSTSSATAQHLRQSLDIPQINPSSSLSAEQSQYFNTLSSQNSSLPASVVNSFQPSTVQYPTTYGSSSSYSDQVSSSQQAPAARRQRARVPPPSKIPSSAVEMPGDSLNNIGYLDVQFGALDFGTDDSFDSVSAADKFNANSLDQTTSSTVQLASSVQPTQPEVSEYQSKSSVVNNLQVKSNLTSGLQGTQIMQGQSDSLTASQGDTLSSSYSQRSNSTVVPSSVSTGVNVNSINSNTSTLEQLTKTDPYSQSTATNSNTGGYQNVSYSSSQANKTSSYPSSAAPQGYNNSSFSSSQVSTNTYPPSSNNYSSYNQSGVSSYQQPSSNVSNSVVPNNSSNSSVGVSAVNQGNSNLPVNNSNVNNSTNSSSGYLSSQYPVSQTSSAFPSQQNYQSSSQNVYGNTGLTNNTGYTGSTSRSSGQYGNFSTSKLKDTPVSTQFESVASNTVSNNNPSNSSVSSASSSLPNSSVVSTTTKSSSSSSGTGVVPNIPIVNPYIQPGVPFYQQPVYSYEELQMLQQRMSHVPGYYDMNYQTPTSLGAAGVRDANLGSVAYSTMSDGRFTRTDNNSSPVSNVPSTMSQQTGSGGPMLNLPYAYFYGGNVMPGGFQYGTPAIYPQQMTTNATSGGQFQKPAYNSGYGTSGYDTLSQTGQDYNKNPYPTSGVGQQSKGQTVSNPQSAGGSGSDIAPSMYGKSHVALNKVNSYEKQSFHSGTPPPYNIAGTQTAGATSGQPYGQHLYIPTIPTHHNINMHQAMHQDSNSSGQRPQSNSQGKTATKQGYSPSTYWTAQN
- the LOC128733836 gene encoding protein lingerer isoform X2, which gives rise to MSTQTRSGGGGGGRNKSKVGKENKENAGVDEPQQQQSLQQQKGGATNNSGGGEKQKKGTESTGSKGSDLKDKQHQQATTHTIKVKQPTAEQIRIAQITDIKSGMDDPKIQEKIQNLMETTQRSEEEVCCALQECDNDLDRAVIFLLETLPVGAFATTSKKKKNKSQNKEQNDAAPADGDWDNAANAGSASGGGGGLSGDPKDRRGNRSGNNPRSGGGSGGPGTGGRGGRGNFRDADRGDRDRNGFDRGGRGGPRNRDGRDGGPGRGSYNGGSRGGRGGGPRVGTRGPGSRDQNRGSRISDHQEIDAWDPVTTANTNDLNKPEESSAFTDTWGDWDNEEYTGSLSDTKVFTPSTQSTSVNQQVQQPQTQSTNSQISSQSQSTLQPQSQLQQPPSQQPTLAATQPAAVSTSVANPAELLAPPGLEQQILNPPQPKETDLVQQYSTTVVSSTATAAAAASNTVQYPDLHSTSSATAQHLRQSLDIPQINPSSSLSAEQSQYFNTLSSQNSSLPASVVNSFQPSTVQYPTTYGSSSSYSDQVSSSQQAPAARRQRARVPPPSKIPSSAVEMPGDSLNNIGYLDVQFGALDFGTDDSFDSVSAADKFNANSLDQTTSSTVQLASSVQPTQPEVSEYQSKSSVVNNLQVKSNLTSGLQGTQIMQGQSDSLTASQGDTLSSSYSQRSNSTVVPSSVSTGVNVNSINSNTSTLEQLTKTDPYSQSTATNSNTGGYQNVSYSSSQANKTSSYPSSAAPQGYNNSSFSSSQVSTNTYPPSSNNYSSYNQSGVSSYQQPSSNVSNSVVPNNSSNSSVGVSAVNQGNSNLPVNNSNVNNSTNSSSGYLSSQYPVSQTSSAFPSQQNYQSSSQNVYGNTGLTNNTGYTGSTSRSSGQYGNFSTSKLKDTPVSTQFESVASNTVSNNNPSNSSVSSASSSLPNSSVVSTTSMSSPSLGLTNTKVTNSTAKSSSSSSGTGVVPNIPIVNPYIQPGVPFYQQPVYSYEELQMLQQRMSHVPGYYDMNYQTPTSLGAAGVRDANLGSVAYSTMSDGRFTRTDNNSSPVSNVPSTMSQQTGSGGPMLNLPYAYFYGGNVMPGGFQYGTPAIYPQQMTTNATSGGQFQKPAYNSGYGTSGYDTLSQTGQDYNKNPYPTSGVGQQSKGQTVSNPQSAGGSGSDIAPSMYGKSHVALNKVNSYEKQSFHSGTPPPYNIAGTQTAGATSGQPYGQHLYIPTIPTHHNINMHQAMHQDSNSSGQRPQSNSQGKTATKQGYSPSTYWTAQN
- the LOC128733836 gene encoding protein lingerer isoform X1, with translation MSTQTRSGGGGGGRNKSKVGKENKENAGVDEPQQQQSLQQQKGGATNNSGGGEKQKKGTESTGSKGSDLKDKQHQQATTHTIKVKQPTAEQIRIAQITDIKSGMDDPKIQEKIQNLMETTQRSEEEVCCALQECDNDLDRAVIFLLETLPVGAFATTSKKKKNKSQNKEQNDAAPADGDWDNAANAGSASGGGGGLSGDPKDRRGNRSGNNPRSGGGSGGPGTGGRGGRGNFRDADRGDRDRNGFDRGGRGGPRNRDGRDGGPGRGSYNGGSRGGRGGGPRVGTRGPGSRDQNRGSRISDHQEIDAWDPVTTANTNDLNKPEESSAFTDTWGDWDNEEYTGSLSDTKVFTPSTQSTSVNQQVQQPQTQSTNSQISSQSQSTLQPQSQLQQPPSQQPTLAATQPAAVSTSVANPAELLAPPGLEQQILNPPQPKETDLVQQYSTTVVSSTATAAAAASNTVQYPDLHSTSSATAQHLRQSLDIPQINPSSSLSAEQSQYFNTLSSQNSSLPASVVNSFQPSTVQYPTTYGSSSSYSDQVSSSQQAPAARRQRARVPPPSKIPSSAVEMPGDSLNNIGYLDVQFGALDFGTDDSFDSVSAADKFNANSLDQTTSSTVQLASSVQPTQPEVSEYQSKSSVVNNLQVKSNLTSGLQGTQIMQGQSDSLTASQGDTLSSSYSQRSNSTVVPSSVSTGVNVNSINSNTSTLEQLTKTDPYSQSTATNSNTGGYQNVSYSSSQANKTSSYPSSAAPQGYNNSSFSSSQVSTNTYPPSSNNYSSYNQSGVSSYQQPSSNVSNSVVPNNSSNSSVGVSAVNQGNSNLPVNNSNVNNSTNSSSGYLSSQYPVSQTSSAFPSQQNYQSSSQNVYGNTGLTNNTGYTGSTSRSSGQYGNFSTSKLKDTPVSTQFESVASNTVSNNNPSNSSVSSASSSLPNSSVVSTTSMSSPSLGLTNTKVTNSTAKSSSSSSGTGVVPNIPIVNPYIQPGVPFYQQPVYSYEELQMLQQRMSHVPGYYDMNYQTPTSLGAAGVRDANLGSVAYSTMSDGRFTRTDNNSSPVSNVPSTMSQQTGSGGPMLNLPYAYFYGGNVMPGGFQYGTPAIYPQQMTTNATSGGQFQKPAYNSGYGTSGYDTLSQTGQDYNKNPYPTSGVGQQSKGQTVSNPQSAGGSGSDIAPSMYGKSHVALNKVNSYEKQSFHSGTPPPYNIAGTQTAGATSGQPYGQHLYIPTIPTHHNINMHQAMHQMDNRSFNSGSGVMRDSNSSGQRPQSNSQGKTATKQGYSPSTYWTAQN
- the LOC128733836 gene encoding protein lingerer isoform X3; the encoded protein is MSTQTRSGGGGGGRNKSKVGKENKENAGVDEPQQQQSLQQQKGGATNNSGGGEKQKKGTESTGSKGSDLKDKQHQQATTHTIKVKQPTAEQIRIAQITDIKSGMDDPKIQEKIQNLMETTQRSEEEVCCALQECDNDLDRAVIFLLETLPVGAFATTSKKKKNKSQNKEQNDAAPADGDWDNAANAGSASGGGGGLSGDPKDRRGNRSGNNPRSGGGSGGPGTGGRGGRGNFRDADRGDRDRNGFDRGGRGGPRNRDGRDGGPGRGSYNGGSRGGRGGGPRVGTRGPGSRDQNRGSRISDHQEIDAWDPVTTANTNDLNKPEESSAFTDTWGDWDNEEYTGSLSDTKVFTPSTQSTSVNQQVQQPQTQSTNSQISSQSQSTLQPQSQLQQPPSQQPTLAATQPAAVSTSVANPAELLAPPGLEQQILNPPQPKETDLVQQYSTTVVSSTATAAAAASNTVQYPDLHSTSSATAQHLRQSLDIPQINPSSSLSAEQSQYFNTLSSQNSSLPASVVNSFQPSTVQYPTTYGSSSSYSDQVSSSQQAPAARRQRARVPPPSKIPSSAVEMPGDSLNNIGYLDVQFGALDFGTDDSFDSVSAADKFNANSLDQTTSSTVQLASSVQPTQPEVSEYQSKSSVVNNLQVKSNLTSGLQGTQIMQGQSDSLTASQGDTLSSSYSQRSNSTVVPSSVSTGVNVNSINSNTSTLEQLTKTDPYSQSTATNSNTGGYQNVSYSSSQANKTSSYPSSAAPQGYNNSSFSSSQVSTNTYPPSSNNYSSYNQSGVSSYQQPSSNVSNSVVPNNSSNSSVGVSAVNQGNSNLPVNNSNVNNSTNSSSGYLSSQYPVSQTSSAFPSQQNYQSSSQNVYGNTGLTNNTGYTGSTSRSSGQYGNFSTSKLKDTPVSTQFESVASNTVSNNNPSNSSVSSASSSLPNSSVVSTTTKSSSSSSGTGVVPNIPIVNPYIQPGVPFYQQPVYSYEELQMLQQRMSHVPGYYDMNYQTPTSLGAAGVRDANLGSVAYSTMSDGRFTRTDNNSSPVSNVPSTMSQQTGSGGPMLNLPYAYFYGGNVMPGGFQYGTPAIYPQQMTTNATSGGQFQKPAYNSGYGTSGYDTLSQTGQDYNKNPYPTSGVGQQSKGQTVSNPQSAGGSGSDIAPSMYGKSHVALNKVNSYEKQSFHSGTPPPYNIAGTQTAGATSGQPYGQHLYIPTIPTHHNINMHQAMHQMDNRSFNSGSGVMRDSNSSGQRPQSNSQGKTATKQGYSPSTYWTAQN